TGTAGTAAtgtcttttttttggtttttggacCTATGTAACATGTAAAGCTGAAAATTTGTTGTATAAATTTACTACCCTACAATTAAATGAAATTAAGGAaagaaaattttcattttcattttttgtttctgttttgcaTTCTATTTACCACACTCTACCCAATGTGGATTCCAAATTGAGCATCTTACTAGTTTTATAGTTTCCACGTTGAGAATTTTAACTGAATTTTTGAGATTATCAGAGAACTAGTAGTAATCATAGTGATTTCTTGTTGGTAGTCTTCGGAGTTGAAAATAGCCATAGGGGCCGCTAAAATCCAACAAGAAGATATGTTGCAGCTGGGAACTAGCAAAATCCGGCAAGAATTCCGGGTAAAACTAGCCATTGTAAAAGAAAAGATGTGCCTAACGGCTAACGTTCAGGTAACCATAACAGAACCCAGGAGGCGATAGGAAGAAAAGtgcgaaatatttgcatttgCAATGAGCCAGTGATGGTGCTGGCTCGATAATTGATTGGCATAGGTTGCAGTTATTATCAGTCTTATTAAAATTCCTGCGTATGCAAAATCTTGTGAAGATTCGTAGTTCAGTGTTTTTGCTTAGTACGTTTCTTTTGTCTATTTCAGATTTTAGAAAGGTAGGTAAATTATTTTTCCAAAGTTCTATGTTGACAATGAAATAGATAAccttatttttttttgctaaattctCACGTTCGTCCAACTTTCTCCTTTCCTTGTTTGTCACAAATAATGCGCCATTTCCAACTTTGACCTTCTTCTACTCAaaagttcattttttttttttttttggtattcgtCGTTTTCAAAACTCAAAACCTCCTGAAATCCATAACTCAGTCAGGATGGATGGATGGACGGATAGTAGGCCTAATTGGAATGTAAAACCGGTTGTCCACTACTGAACCTCACATTTTGTAAGTCAATGGTTCCAATGTCTCGCGAGATTTCTTACTGAATATACCCAAGAATTGTTAAGAATTAAAGCTCTTTGGAAGAATTTGTtttaaataaattaaattttaCTTGCGAACAAGTCTAACGGGAAGCTGGTTAagccaagaaaaatataagatattcgtttttaaaagattgtaaaaaAAACAGTTGAATGCTTAAACAGTCAATGGAGAGAGAGAGATGGGGCTTTCAAAAATCCTTGTCGAGCAAGGAACTTCATTCCTTGGTGTTTGCTACTAATATAAACAACACAAGAATGAGAAATTTCAGtagcaacagaagaagaagaagaagaaggacactAGGATTCATTCTAACGCAACAAAGTGGATAACAAGCAGCTACATAAAGGTTTGGAAACACCCCTTTATTCAATTTTTGGTGTATTGAACTTGAGTATAATAACATAATTATGTGGGTGTTCTTGATATTCTCCAGATCTTAATCTTAGGTATATTCCACAGTTTCTTAATCTTCCTTTGCCttgtttctatctgtttgatttttagTTAATAGTGGGTCTTTATGGTTTCAGTTGAATATGTACTTAGTTCTGCTAATACTAGTAAATTGATTCAAACCCTTTGATTCTTTATTCactttttgaattttgatattGAAAATTTTACAGAAGTACCTTGTTTGATTTACCTAAGTACGTTTTGTTAGTGGGGAAAAAATGGCCGATGAGAGCGGCTTAAATGGTAATATAAACCAATACGGGGAGACGACTGCATCGACGAGTCAGACTCCAGTAGTAGAGATGGACAGGAAGGGTGAGCAAAGTGAAGAGAAGAATAAGGGTGAAAAAGAAATTATTAATACAATTTCATTTTACAAGCTGTTTGCATTTGCCGATTCGAAAGATGTCATGCTAATAGTTATTGGCTCGATTGCTGCTGTTGCTAATGGAGTAGCAATGCCCCTCATAACCATTCTCCTTGGTGATTTGGTAGATTCATTTGGACAATCAGACACCAAAGATACTGTTCGTGTAGTTTCCAAGGTATATTACATACTTGTCATAGCGTTTTACTTCCTCATACTACTTCGTTTTAGCTAGTTTGTGTACTATCGTTTCAATTCGAAAACGGTATGTGCTTGTAAATCAGAGTTAACTGTGTCTATTTCAGGTAGCATTGAATTTTGTCTACTTAGGTATAGGATCTGGAGTGGCATCATTCTTCCGTGAGTATATTGAACTTCTTCGAAATCAGTAACCACTCAATCTGCTAAAACAGAAATCTGTAATTGTACACTGACAATCATGTGTTCGTGCAGAGGTCGCTTGTTGGATGGTTACAGGGGAGAGGCAGGCTTCCCGAATTAGAAGTTTATACTTGAAAACTATATTGAGGCAAGATGTTGCTTTCTTTGATATGGAAACAAACACGGGAGAAGTCGTTGGAAGGATGTCGGGTGATACTGTTCTTATTCAGGATGCTATGGGTGAAAAGGTGTTTGGCTCTCTGAAACTGCTAACATTAGTTAGGCTCGGAGAATGTTTAAAGTTTTATAAAGAACAACTTACTTATTACCGGGTCTTTTACAGGTTGGCAAGTTTATACAACTAGTTGCAACATTCATAGGAGGCTTTGTGATTGCATTCATCAAGGGATGGCTTCTGACCCTTGTGATGTTAACCTCTATTCCACCGATGGTGGCATCGGCTGCGGCTATATCGATTGTTGTTTCCAAGATGGCATCTCGAGGCCAAGCTGCTTACTCAGTAGCAGGGAATGTTGTAGAACAAACAATCGGCTCTATCAGAACAGTGAGTACTATTCTTTACTAGAGTAATCACTTTTCTGCCGTATCAGTTCTTTCAACATGTGTAACAAGTGGTTTCTGTACAGGTTGCATCATTTACTGGGGAGAAACAAGCAGTCTCTAATTATGACAAATCTATAACAAAAGCTTATAAATCTGGTGTTCAAGAGGGATTGGCTACTGGGTTAGGCGTTGGTGCAGTTATGTTTGTCATGTTCGCTAGTTATGGTCTAGTTGTATggtatggtggaaaattgattgTCGAGAAAGGCTACACCGGGGGAGATGTTATTAATGTTATGATTGCTGTTCTGACTGGTTCCATGTGAGTTACATATGCTTCTCCTTCACCTTTACTTTTATTATATCTGAACCCATTGTCGTTTTACATACTGTATTGTGATGGTCGGAAACTAAAAAGGGTGCACTTGTTAATCTTTTGGTGTTTCAACATGTTTTCAGGTCTCTTGGTCAGGCATCTCCATGCTTTGGTGCGTTTGCCGCAGGACAAGCAGCTGCATATAAAATGTTTGAGACAATTAATAGGAAGCCAGATATAGATTCTTATGACCCCAATGGACGCAAATTGGATGATATTCGTGGAGATATCGAGTTGAGAGACGTTCATTTCAGTTATCCTGCCAGAGCAGACGAGCAAATATTTAGCGGGTTTTCACTCTCTATAGAGAGTGGGACAACTGCAGCTTTAGTTGGACAGAGTGGAAGCGGGAAATCGACAGTAATCAGTCTCATTGAGAGATTTTATGATCCACAAGTTGGTGAAATTCTCATAGATGGTATAAATCTCAAGGAGTTCCAGCTGAAATGGATCAGAGGGAAAATTGGTCTAGTCAGCCAGGAACCGGTGTTGTTTGCAGCTTCCATTAAAGAAAATATCGCCTATGGAAAAGAGGGTGCGACAATTGAAGAAATCAGAGCTGCAGCTGAGTTAGCAAATGCTGCTAAATTTATAGATAAACTACCCCAGGTTCCAATTCTCATCATTCTCTTGTGAATTTACGCATTTATATTATCAGTCGATTCAAAAGGATTGAGCTTTATAATACCTGCAGTGGTATTAATTTATATTTTACATTTGCAGGGTTTAGATACCTTAGTTGGTGAACACGGTACTCAGATGTCAGGAGGACAGAAGCAGAGAGTGGCAATAGCTAGAGCTATATTGAAAGACCCGCGAATCCTGCTTCTAGATGAAGCTACAAGTGCACTTGATGCTGAGTCTGAGCATGTTGTGCAAGAAGCGCTGGATAGAGTCATGGTCAACCAAACAACTGTAATTGTTGCTCATCGTCTAAGTACAGTCAGAAATGCCGATAtgatagccgttattcatagaggGAAGATTGTTGAAaaaggtatacatctcctaacaTTAATCATGAATGCTAAAGCCTGTTATAGGATATCCACTGTTTACAATTTCAGTAGTCTTATTCTGAGCCTGTTATATTTTCATTATCTGGGATCGAAATGGCTAAAATTTGTTTATTTGCCGTGTTTGAGGGACAAAAAGAGAGTCTGCCGTGTTTCTGAACAGGAAACCCCAGTGTTAAGCCCTCAGGCTCCTTTTTTTATATTGAGCAAGTGGTTTGCAAATGTACAAACTAACTTGATGTTTTCCGTCAAACTGGCCAGGTTCACACACAGAGCTCTTAAAGAATGATGACGGACCATATTGCCAGCTTATACACCTACAAGAAATAAATAAAGCATCAGATCACCAAAATGGTTCAGATAAACCAGAACTTTCAATGGAGTCTGGCAGACAATCAAGCCAACGTGTCTCCCTCCCACAGTCAATAAGTCGTGGATCTTCAGGAGTTGGAAACAGCAGTCGGCACTCATTCCAAGCTTCATTTGGTGTACCTGCAGGACTAAATGTACACGAAACTGTACCAGCAGAGGATCCTTCTCTTCAAGTCCCTCTAACCAAAGAAACGCCAGAAGTTCCATTGCGTCGCCTGGCTTATATGAACAAGCCCGAGATCCCCGTGCTACTACTTGGAGTGATTGCTGCAGGGATTAACGGAGTCGTATTCCCAATGTTTGGCATACTATTTTCGGGAATGATCAAAACATTCTTTCAGCCCCCTGAGCAGCTTAAGAAGGATGCTAGGTTTTGGgctttgatatttcttctcctcGCCACTGTTTCACTTTTTGCATCTTCAGCAAGTACATATCTCTTTGCTATTGCGGGGTGTAGGTTAATCAAAAGAGTCCGGTCAATGTGCTTTGAGAAGGTGCTTTACATGGAAGTAGGTTGGTTTGATGAACCTGAAAACTCAAGTGGTGCAATTGGTGCAAGGCTCTCTGCAGATGCAGCAGCTGTTCGGAGCATTGTTGGAGATGCCCTTGCTCTGCTTGTGCAGAATTTCGCAACAGCAATAGCCGGTCTAATTATTGCCTTTACAGCAAGCTGGGAATTGGCCCTCATAATTCTTGCTATGCTACCTCTGGTAGGCGTTAGTGGATATGTACAAATGAAGTTCATGACGGGTTTCAGTGCAGATGCAAAGGTTCATTTCATTACTCAGATACTCTTTTATACAAATGATGCTTCTATCTATGCTGCATACTTTTCTAATTTCAAGCAAAATAAATTTGTCTTCTACTAAGTTAGACTCGGAATGGTTGTAGCTGATGTATGAGGAAGCAAGTCAAGTTGCTAACGACGCTGTTGGGAGTATAAGAACAGTCGCTTCCTTTTGTGCTGAAGAAAAGGTGATGGCCTTGTACAAAAAGAAATGCGAAGGTCCAGTTTCAGCTGGGATAAGGGTTGGCATGATTAGTGGGATTGGATTTGggctttctttctttttgttgtttgctGTATATGCAACCAGTTTCTATGCAGGAGCTCGGTTTGTTGAGGCTGGAAGGATATCTTTCACTGACGTTTTTCAAGTAAGGATTCCCTTGATCTCTCAAAACCATTCTCCAATATTTTAGACAATAACAGTTGCTCATAAATGTGTTCTCATTTTCATGTGTTGCTATTTCATAGGTTTTCTTTGCTCTCACAGTGGCTGCAATTGGGATATCTCAATCAAGCTCCCTTGCaccagattcaagtaaagcaaaaaCTTCCACTGCCTCTATATTTGCTATTCTTGACCGAGAATCAAAGATAGATGCAGGCGATGAGTCCGGGATGACATTAGATAATGTGAAGGGTGACATTGAGTTTCGGCACATCAGCTTTAAGTACCACACAAGACCCGACGTTCAGATTTTCCGAGACCTCTGTTTGAGTATTCGTTCCGGCAAGGTAACTCTTTATACAACCTATTACTAGATGTCAGTGAAACATCTATGTTCCCATTCACATCTGACACTATGGTTATTTTGTTTCAGACGGTTGCTCTAGTAGGAGAAAGTGGGTGTGGAAAATCGACTGTTGTGTCGTTGTTGCAAAGATTTTATGACCCCGATTCTGGTCACATAACGTTGGATggaactgagattcagaagtttcaGTTGAGGTGGCTCAGGCAACAAATGGGTCTGGTT
This DNA window, taken from Papaver somniferum cultivar HN1 chromosome 3, ASM357369v1, whole genome shotgun sequence, encodes the following:
- the LOC113358014 gene encoding ABC transporter B family member 11-like isoform X2 — its product is MADESGLNGNINQYGETTASTSQTPVVEMDRKGEQSEEKNKGEKEIINTISFYKLFAFADSKDVMLIVIGSIAAVANGVAMPLITILLGDLVDSFGQSDTKDTVRVVSKVALNFVYLGIGSGVASFFQVACWMVTGERQASRIRSLYLKTILRQDVAFFDMETNTGEVVGRMSGDTVLIQDAMGEKVGKFIQLVATFIGGFVIAFIKGWLLTLVMLTSIPPMVASAAAISIVVSKMASRGQAAYSVAGNVVEQTIGSIRTVASFTGEKQAVSNYDKSITKAYKSGVQEGLATGLGVGAVMFVMFASYGLVVWYGGKLIVEKGYTGGDVINVMIAVLTGSMSLGQASPCFGAFAAGQAAAYKMFETINRKPDIDSYDPNGRKLDDIRGDIELRDVHFSYPARADEQIFSGFSLSIESGTTAALVGQSGSGKSTVISLIERFYDPQVGEILIDGINLKEFQLKWIRGKIGLVSQEPVLFAASIKENIAYGKEGATIEEIRAAAELANAAKFIDKLPQGLDTLVGEHGTQMSGGQKQRVAIARAILKDPRILLLDEATSALDAESEHVVQEALDRVMVNQTTVIVAHRLSTVRNADMIAVIHRGKIVEKGSHTELLKNDDGPYCQLIHLQEINKASDHQNGSDKPELSMESGRQSSQRVSLPQSISRGSSGVGNSSRHSFQASFGVPAGLNVHETVPAEDPSLQVPLTKETPEVPLRRLAYMNKPEIPVLLLGVIAAGINGVVFPMFGILFSGMIKTFFQPPEQLKKDARFWALIFLLLATVSLFASSASTYLFAIAGCRLIKRVRSMCFEKVLYMEVGWFDEPENSSGAIGARLSADAAAVRSIVGDALALLVQNFATAIAGLIIAFTASWELALIILAMLPLVGVSGYVQMKFMTGFSADAKLMYEEASQVANDAVGSIRTVASFCAEEKVMALYKKKCEGPVSAGIRVGMISGIGFGLSFFLLFAVYATSFYAGARFVEAGRISFTDVFQWLQLGYLNQAPLHQIQVKQKLPLPLYLLFLTENQR
- the LOC113358014 gene encoding ABC transporter B family member 11-like isoform X1, with the protein product MADESGLNGNINQYGETTASTSQTPVVEMDRKGEQSEEKNKGEKEIINTISFYKLFAFADSKDVMLIVIGSIAAVANGVAMPLITILLGDLVDSFGQSDTKDTVRVVSKVALNFVYLGIGSGVASFFQVACWMVTGERQASRIRSLYLKTILRQDVAFFDMETNTGEVVGRMSGDTVLIQDAMGEKVGKFIQLVATFIGGFVIAFIKGWLLTLVMLTSIPPMVASAAAISIVVSKMASRGQAAYSVAGNVVEQTIGSIRTVASFTGEKQAVSNYDKSITKAYKSGVQEGLATGLGVGAVMFVMFASYGLVVWYGGKLIVEKGYTGGDVINVMIAVLTGSMSLGQASPCFGAFAAGQAAAYKMFETINRKPDIDSYDPNGRKLDDIRGDIELRDVHFSYPARADEQIFSGFSLSIESGTTAALVGQSGSGKSTVISLIERFYDPQVGEILIDGINLKEFQLKWIRGKIGLVSQEPVLFAASIKENIAYGKEGATIEEIRAAAELANAAKFIDKLPQGLDTLVGEHGTQMSGGQKQRVAIARAILKDPRILLLDEATSALDAESEHVVQEALDRVMVNQTTVIVAHRLSTVRNADMIAVIHRGKIVEKGSHTELLKNDDGPYCQLIHLQEINKASDHQNGSDKPELSMESGRQSSQRVSLPQSISRGSSGVGNSSRHSFQASFGVPAGLNVHETVPAEDPSLQVPLTKETPEVPLRRLAYMNKPEIPVLLLGVIAAGINGVVFPMFGILFSGMIKTFFQPPEQLKKDARFWALIFLLLATVSLFASSASTYLFAIAGCRLIKRVRSMCFEKVLYMEVGWFDEPENSSGAIGARLSADAAAVRSIVGDALALLVQNFATAIAGLIIAFTASWELALIILAMLPLVGVSGYVQMKFMTGFSADAKLMYEEASQVANDAVGSIRTVASFCAEEKVMALYKKKCEGPVSAGIRVGMISGIGFGLSFFLLFAVYATSFYAGARFVEAGRISFTDVFQVFFALTVAAIGISQSSSLAPDSSKAKTSTASIFAILDRESKIDAGDESGMTLDNVKGDIEFRHISFKYHTRPDVQIFRDLCLSIRSGKTVALVGESGCGKSTVVSLLQRFYDPDSGHITLDGTEIQKFQLRWLRQQMGLVSQEPVLFNDTIRANIAYGKKGDATEAEILAAAELANAHNFISALQQGYDTIVGERGIQLSGGQKQRVAIARAIVKTPKILLLDEATSALDAESERVVQDALDKVMVHRTTIVVAHRLSTIKNADVIAVVKNGVIAEKGNHDDLIKIENGVYASFVALHMSVT